The segment AAAGCCCATTGTATGAATATGGAAAAGATCATCAGCATCTTTGATCTTGCTGGTGGCGTGGCTGGAGATAGCCAGGAGCATATCGTCAGGGTGAATTCCCTCCCCGTTGTCGACAATCCGGATGAGTTCGCTGCCCCCTTTGACGATCTCAACTTCTATGCGCGTCGCCAGCGCATCAAGGCTGTTTTCCATCAGCTCTTTCACGATACTCGCGGGGCGTTCAATCACTTCACCGGCCGCGATTTTATTGACGACATGCGCGTCTAGCTGATTAATACGGGGCATAACTCCATTTGCCTGTTCGGGGAGAGTCTCAAATATTCTGACGTGGACATCTACTAGCAGTGACAGCGAAACTGGACCGCTGAGTCAATCAAATTCCTGCCTGCATTATAACAGATCGGGTTGCCGATTTCTTCTCTCGATAGGAATCGTTATTCTGAGAGATCAGAACAGAAATAGTCCTCGACGACATTATCACCAAAACGTAATGGAATTATCACTAATGAAAACAGGTTCAGCACTCCGGGAAGACGCTCTGGCGATTTGGGAGGCAGGCGTCGCGGCGGTCGATTCTGCACGCCTCGTGCGGGGAAACTTGGAGTGTACGACAGATAAGTTAGCCATCGCAGGTGAAGAGTTTTCACTCGCGGAGGTGGATCGAGTGATTGTGGTTGGGACGGGAAAAGCAGGGGCCGGTATGGCGGGTGCCGTTGAAGAATGCCTGGAGCCGATTCTGGGGGATCGGCTCAGCGGATGGGTCAATGTTCCTGCTGATTGTGTTCGCCCTCTCAAACGAATTCATCTGTACGCTGCGCGACCTGCCGGAGTCAACGAACCGACGGAAGAAGGTGTCGCCGGAGCACAGGAAATTCTCAAACGAGTTCGATCGGCGACGGAGCGGGATTTAGTTCTGGTTCTCATTTCGGGAGGAGGCTCGGCATTATTGCCTGCTCCTGTTTCGGGGATCTCGCTGGCTGATAAACAGGACGTGACCCGATTCCTGGCTTCGGCAGGAGCACCCATTGAAGAACTGAATCAGGTGCGGCGGACACTCTCCGAAATTAAGGGAGGAGGTCTCGCCCGAGCAGCGAAAAGAGCAAAGACGATTGTCTCGTTAATCATCTCGGATGTCATTGGAGATCCGCTCGATGTCATCGCCTCTGGTCCCACGGTGGAAACGTATGACTCATCGCAACAGGCGTTGACAATCCTTGAAAAGAGAACTTCATCAGAGCGACACCCTCCTTCCGCCGTGATCAATTGGTTGCGTGTATCAGATCAGCAACACGTCTCGGATGATCCATTTCCAAGTCAGGTTCGTAATGTATTAATAGGAACGAATCAAGTGGCACTGCAAGCGGCGGAGCAAGAGGCCACCGCACGCGGGTATCGAGTCATCTCAGCAGGTTCTAAAAATGCCGGTGAAGCTTCCGAAATGGGAGTCAGCATGATGCAGGAACTTTTCCGACAACGGGATGCGAATGCAGGCGATAATAATCCTGTTTGCTATCTCAGTGGCGGCGAACCAACGGTCACTTTGAAACCCAGTAAAGAACCCAGCGAAGAGCCCCGTAAGGGGGGGCGCAATCAGGAACTTGTGCTGGCCGGTTTAGCATGGGCACTGGAGAAGGATTTGCAGCGGATCGTGTTACTCTCGGGAGGAACCGATGGAGAAGATGGTCCCACTGATGCCGCCGGAGGTTATGTTGACGAAGAAGTTCGCCAGCAGACGATTCAATTGAAGCTCGACCCGCAGGAGTATCTCGCTATGCATAATTCCTACCCATTCCTGGAAGAAACGGGCGGACTTCTAAAGACGGGGCCTACGCACACCAACGTGATGGACTTGCGAGTCGGGTTAGTTGCCCAGCCTTGATTTGAGGTATAGAGATTGCGTTGACGATTCTAGAAATCGAGTTCATCAAGAATGGATGAAAGTTCATCGTCGAGAAACGACATCGTAGCCGATGTGTGCGCATGGTTGTTCGCGCTGCCGAACAGTTCATCATTGTCGGGCAAGGCTTCTCGTACAATCGGGCCGCGAGAAAGCGGGCCTTCTTCAGGGAATGTGGGAATGGGCGATTCCGAGATAGCACGGACGACAAAAATGTCATTCCGGGTACTCAAATCGATTATTTCTTTCGTGTTGACAGGATCATCACGCCACCAGGATTCGCAGATGGGGGTCAAGTAGTTCTCTCGGTTGCTCCGCAGCACGCGGCCAATTCGAGAGTCGCTTAATTCCACCAGAGAACCAATTGGAAAGATCGAAACCGTGTACAACAGGGCTCGAACCACTTCACGATCAAAGCTTCCCGCGCGAACCTGATATAGGATTTGTTCAATGGCCTGATAAGGTAATGTTCCTGCTTCGGAGTCCCTTTTCTCAGACATCAATTCGATATAGGTATCGGCGACAGCGGCTATTTTGGAAAGATAATGAATCTGAGGACTTGTCCTACCATTCGGGTAGCCAGTTCCGTTACAGCGTTCGTGAATCTGGTAAGCAATCAGGCAGGAACTTCCGGGCATATCCGGCCATTTTGTTAAAATGTCCATTGAGTAGCCGGGGTGTTTTGACAGTTCGAGTTGGTCGAGTCTGGAAAGCGGTATTGATGATTGGACTAATTTCGGATTCAGCCGCATTGTTCCGACATCGTGCAGAAAGCATCCCATCGCCAATTCATGCAATTCCTGCTGGTTCAATCCAAGGATGGTGCCCATCGCCACGGCCAGCATGCTGGACTGGTATCCCTGTTTCCAAGGGCCGGTGAATTTGCGTGACGTCAAATTTGTGTTCAGGAAAAGGTCGATGTCATTCTGGATATGTTCGAAAGAACCGCCGATTAACTCGTGACAGGTTCGCGAATGATTAATCTGGCTGTGATTGATTTCATGGAAGATCTGTTCGCTGACGCGTAAGTTCTGCGAAAATTGGCGTTTAATATGAGAGGCGAGTACTGGATCGTACTGCACTGCTTCCATTCGAGGCACTTTATGAATAAACGATTCAGGAACAGCACCCCAGCGGCTGCCTGGCTTGCGCGAATCGAATGCATTCGTCGACTTCTTCGGTTCTAATTTTGCCTTGGGCC is part of the Polystyrenella longa genome and harbors:
- a CDS encoding glycerate kinase type-2 family protein, translating into MKTGSALREDALAIWEAGVAAVDSARLVRGNLECTTDKLAIAGEEFSLAEVDRVIVVGTGKAGAGMAGAVEECLEPILGDRLSGWVNVPADCVRPLKRIHLYAARPAGVNEPTEEGVAGAQEILKRVRSATERDLVLVLISGGGSALLPAPVSGISLADKQDVTRFLASAGAPIEELNQVRRTLSEIKGGGLARAAKRAKTIVSLIISDVIGDPLDVIASGPTVETYDSSQQALTILEKRTSSERHPPSAVINWLRVSDQQHVSDDPFPSQVRNVLIGTNQVALQAAEQEATARGYRVISAGSKNAGEASEMGVSMMQELFRQRDANAGDNNPVCYLSGGEPTVTLKPSKEPSEEPRKGGRNQELVLAGLAWALEKDLQRIVLLSGGTDGEDGPTDAAGGYVDEEVRQQTIQLKLDPQEYLAMHNSYPFLEETGGLLKTGPTHTNVMDLRVGLVAQP
- a CDS encoding HD-GYP domain-containing protein, with amino-acid sequence MPNTTATRSDASSYLAKFPLADLRMGAMLFSPVFDATSAPPKLLLAAGTTLTESLVVQLKKKGIKEVRVAPQELMNLTTIESQVDHSVEEQENASRHFEARPKAKLEPKKSTNAFDSRKPGSRWGAVPESFIHKVPRMEAVQYDPVLASHIKRQFSQNLRVSEQIFHEINHSQINHSRTCHELIGGSFEHIQNDIDLFLNTNLTSRKFTGPWKQGYQSSMLAVAMGTILGLNQQELHELAMGCFLHDVGTMRLNPKLVQSSIPLSRLDQLELSKHPGYSMDILTKWPDMPGSSCLIAYQIHERCNGTGYPNGRTSPQIHYLSKIAAVADTYIELMSEKRDSEAGTLPYQAIEQILYQVRAGSFDREVVRALLYTVSIFPIGSLVELSDSRIGRVLRSNRENYLTPICESWWRDDPVNTKEIIDLSTRNDIFVVRAISESPIPTFPEEGPLSRGPIVREALPDNDELFGSANNHAHTSATMSFLDDELSSILDELDF